In Rhipicephalus microplus isolate Deutch F79 chromosome 7, USDA_Rmic, whole genome shotgun sequence, one genomic interval encodes:
- the LOC119180124 gene encoding TOM1-like protein 2 isoform X4 — protein sequence MFFAALWFAEPGISSSAKVFQRFLKATEQATDASLASENWALNMEICDLVNDTDEGPKDAIRAIRKRLMQNAGKNYTVVMYALTVLETCVKNCGRRFHLLVSQKDFIQDLVKMIGPKNDPPTAVQEKVLSLIQSWADAFRTHPDMQGVVQVYTDLKNKGVEFPMTDLDSMAPIYTPQRSVPLTAPTTLPRVNPYAAHGRPVAQSEVESGALPPSPVGLTPEQLNKLRKELDIVQRNMTVFGEMLTELVPGQEQRSEWELLQELQKTCHAMQTRVVELINKVANEEVTGELLRINDDMNNLFLRYERFEKRRTAIVTGQVKDTSAAANAQNESSSAADAAPLIDLGEPDVTSELQKLALGPAGTGGAGSNPAAKPSGDEFDMFAQSRHSSDTKPSGSTYADNTNIDQLAVGLGALAQVRGQKPSETGQESITSTEFDRFLAERAAAAERLPPVTASSTATTATSIGGPTMPPAPPPSRNRVERDEKTENSLFAL from the exons AGCAAGCGACGGATGCTTCGCTGGCTTCGGAGAACTGGGCACTCAACATGGAGATATGCGACCTCGTCAACGATACTGATGAAGG GCCAAAGGATGCGATTCGGGCGATACGCAAGAGGCTCATGCAGAATGCGGGCAAGAACTACACCGTCGTCATGTACGCTCTCACC GTTCTGGAGACGTGCGTGAAGAACTGCGGCCGTCGGTTCCACCTGTTAGTGTCACAGAaggacttcatccaggacctGGTCAAGATGATCGGACCCAAGAACGACCCACCCACTGCCGTGCAGGAGAAAGTGCTCAGTCTCATACAG AGTTGGGCAGATGCATTCCGCACACACCCTGACATGCAGGGTGTTGTCCAGGTGTACACCGACCTCAAGAACAAAGGTGTTGAGTTCCCTATGACTGATTTGGACTCCATGGCACCCATCTACACACCGCAGAGG AGTGTTCCTCTGACGGCACCCACGACATTGCCCCGGGTGAACCCCTACGCAGCCCACGGCCGACCCGTGGCCCAAAGCGAGGTGGAGTCTGGGGCGCTCCCACCGAGCCCCGTGGGGCTCACGCCTGAGCAGCTGAACAAGCTGCGCAAGGAGCTGGACATAGTGCAGCGCAACATGACGGTCTTTGGCGAGATGCTGACCGAACTGGTGCCTGGTCAGGAGCAACGCAGCGAGTGGGAGCTTCTTCAG GAGCTGCAGAAAACGTGCCATGCCATGCAAACGAGAGTTGTCGAGCTCATCAACAAGGTGGCCAACGAAGAAGTCACAG GAGAGTTGCTACGAATCAACGATGACATGAACAACCTGTTTCTGCGTTACGAGCGCTTTGAGAAGCGGAGGACGGCCATTGTCACGGGACAGGTCAAGGACACCTCTGCCGCAGCCAATGCGCAGAATGAG AGCTCGTCTGCTGCAGATGCAGCACCTCTGATTGACCTCGGTGAGCCAGATGTGACCAGTGAACTCCAGAAGCttg CGTTGGGACCTGCTGGGACTGGAGGGGCAGGTTCAAACCCGGCGGCCAAACCCTCGGGCGACGAGTTTGACATGTTTGCGCAGTCCCGGCACAGCAGCGACACAAAGCCCAG TGGCAGCACATACGCTGACAACACCAACATTGACCAGCTCGCGGTCGGTCTTGGTGCACTCGCCCAAGTCAGGGGTCAGAAG ccgTCTGAGACTGGACAGGAGTCAATTACCAGCACAG AGTTTGACCGGTTCCTGGCAGAACGAGCAGCTGCGGCGGAACGGCTTCCTCCGGTGACCGCGTCCTCCACGGCGACAACGGCGACATCCATCGGCGGACCAACTATGCCACCTGCACCTCCACCGTCGCGGAATCGTGTCGAGCGGGacgaaaaaacagaaaacagcctGTTCGCATTGTAA
- the LOC119180124 gene encoding TOM1-like protein 2 isoform X1 — MFFAALWFAEPGISSSAKVFQRFLKATEQATDASLASENWALNMEICDLVNDTDEGPKDAIRAIRKRLMQNAGKNYTVVMYALTVLETCVKNCGRRFHLLVSQKDFIQDLVKMIGPKNDPPTAVQEKVLSLIQSWADAFRTHPDMQGVVQVYTDLKNKGVEFPMTDLDSMAPIYTPQRSVPLTAPTTLPRVNPYAAHGRPVAQSEVESGALPPSPVGLTPEQLNKLRKELDIVQRNMTVFGEMLTELVPGQEQRSEWELLQELQKTCHAMQTRVVELINKVANEEVTGELLRINDDMNNLFLRYERFEKRRTAIVTGQVKDTSAAANAQNESSSAADAAPLIDLGEPDVTSELQKLALGPAGTGGAGSNPAAKPSGDEFDMFAQSRHSSDTKPSGSTYADNTNIDQLAVGLGALAQVRGQKVEAESLHESHRERDFDEMEEWLREKPSETGQESITSTEFDRFLAERAAAAERLPPVTASSTATTATSIGGPTMPPAPPPSRNRVERDEKTENSLFAL; from the exons AGCAAGCGACGGATGCTTCGCTGGCTTCGGAGAACTGGGCACTCAACATGGAGATATGCGACCTCGTCAACGATACTGATGAAGG GCCAAAGGATGCGATTCGGGCGATACGCAAGAGGCTCATGCAGAATGCGGGCAAGAACTACACCGTCGTCATGTACGCTCTCACC GTTCTGGAGACGTGCGTGAAGAACTGCGGCCGTCGGTTCCACCTGTTAGTGTCACAGAaggacttcatccaggacctGGTCAAGATGATCGGACCCAAGAACGACCCACCCACTGCCGTGCAGGAGAAAGTGCTCAGTCTCATACAG AGTTGGGCAGATGCATTCCGCACACACCCTGACATGCAGGGTGTTGTCCAGGTGTACACCGACCTCAAGAACAAAGGTGTTGAGTTCCCTATGACTGATTTGGACTCCATGGCACCCATCTACACACCGCAGAGG AGTGTTCCTCTGACGGCACCCACGACATTGCCCCGGGTGAACCCCTACGCAGCCCACGGCCGACCCGTGGCCCAAAGCGAGGTGGAGTCTGGGGCGCTCCCACCGAGCCCCGTGGGGCTCACGCCTGAGCAGCTGAACAAGCTGCGCAAGGAGCTGGACATAGTGCAGCGCAACATGACGGTCTTTGGCGAGATGCTGACCGAACTGGTGCCTGGTCAGGAGCAACGCAGCGAGTGGGAGCTTCTTCAG GAGCTGCAGAAAACGTGCCATGCCATGCAAACGAGAGTTGTCGAGCTCATCAACAAGGTGGCCAACGAAGAAGTCACAG GAGAGTTGCTACGAATCAACGATGACATGAACAACCTGTTTCTGCGTTACGAGCGCTTTGAGAAGCGGAGGACGGCCATTGTCACGGGACAGGTCAAGGACACCTCTGCCGCAGCCAATGCGCAGAATGAG AGCTCGTCTGCTGCAGATGCAGCACCTCTGATTGACCTCGGTGAGCCAGATGTGACCAGTGAACTCCAGAAGCttg CGTTGGGACCTGCTGGGACTGGAGGGGCAGGTTCAAACCCGGCGGCCAAACCCTCGGGCGACGAGTTTGACATGTTTGCGCAGTCCCGGCACAGCAGCGACACAAAGCCCAG TGGCAGCACATACGCTGACAACACCAACATTGACCAGCTCGCGGTCGGTCTTGGTGCACTCGCCCAAGTCAGGGGTCAGAAG GTTGAAGCGGAATCTCTTCATGAG AGCCACAGAGAAAGAGACTTTGACGAGATGGAAGAGTGGCTAAGGGAAAAG ccgTCTGAGACTGGACAGGAGTCAATTACCAGCACAG AGTTTGACCGGTTCCTGGCAGAACGAGCAGCTGCGGCGGAACGGCTTCCTCCGGTGACCGCGTCCTCCACGGCGACAACGGCGACATCCATCGGCGGACCAACTATGCCACCTGCACCTCCACCGTCGCGGAATCGTGTCGAGCGGGacgaaaaaacagaaaacagcctGTTCGCATTGTAA
- the LOC119180124 gene encoding TOM1-like protein 2 isoform X3 encodes MFFAALWFAEPGISSSAKVFQRFLKATEQATDASLASENWALNMEICDLVNDTDEGPKDAIRAIRKRLMQNAGKNYTVVMYALTVLETCVKNCGRRFHLLVSQKDFIQDLVKMIGPKNDPPTAVQEKVLSLIQSWADAFRTHPDMQGVVQVYTDLKNKGVEFPMTDLDSMAPIYTPQRSVPLTAPTTLPRVNPYAAHGRPVAQSEVESGALPPSPVGLTPEQLNKLRKELDIVQRNMTVFGEMLTELVPGQEQRSEWELLQELQKTCHAMQTRVVELINKVANEEVTGELLRINDDMNNLFLRYERFEKRRTAIVTGQVKDTSAAANAQNESSSAADAAPLIDLGEPDVTSELQKLALGPAGTGGAGSNPAAKPSGDEFDMFAQSRHSSDTKPSGSTYADNTNIDQLAVGLGALAQVRGQKSHRERDFDEMEEWLREKPSETGQESITSTEFDRFLAERAAAAERLPPVTASSTATTATSIGGPTMPPAPPPSRNRVERDEKTENSLFAL; translated from the exons AGCAAGCGACGGATGCTTCGCTGGCTTCGGAGAACTGGGCACTCAACATGGAGATATGCGACCTCGTCAACGATACTGATGAAGG GCCAAAGGATGCGATTCGGGCGATACGCAAGAGGCTCATGCAGAATGCGGGCAAGAACTACACCGTCGTCATGTACGCTCTCACC GTTCTGGAGACGTGCGTGAAGAACTGCGGCCGTCGGTTCCACCTGTTAGTGTCACAGAaggacttcatccaggacctGGTCAAGATGATCGGACCCAAGAACGACCCACCCACTGCCGTGCAGGAGAAAGTGCTCAGTCTCATACAG AGTTGGGCAGATGCATTCCGCACACACCCTGACATGCAGGGTGTTGTCCAGGTGTACACCGACCTCAAGAACAAAGGTGTTGAGTTCCCTATGACTGATTTGGACTCCATGGCACCCATCTACACACCGCAGAGG AGTGTTCCTCTGACGGCACCCACGACATTGCCCCGGGTGAACCCCTACGCAGCCCACGGCCGACCCGTGGCCCAAAGCGAGGTGGAGTCTGGGGCGCTCCCACCGAGCCCCGTGGGGCTCACGCCTGAGCAGCTGAACAAGCTGCGCAAGGAGCTGGACATAGTGCAGCGCAACATGACGGTCTTTGGCGAGATGCTGACCGAACTGGTGCCTGGTCAGGAGCAACGCAGCGAGTGGGAGCTTCTTCAG GAGCTGCAGAAAACGTGCCATGCCATGCAAACGAGAGTTGTCGAGCTCATCAACAAGGTGGCCAACGAAGAAGTCACAG GAGAGTTGCTACGAATCAACGATGACATGAACAACCTGTTTCTGCGTTACGAGCGCTTTGAGAAGCGGAGGACGGCCATTGTCACGGGACAGGTCAAGGACACCTCTGCCGCAGCCAATGCGCAGAATGAG AGCTCGTCTGCTGCAGATGCAGCACCTCTGATTGACCTCGGTGAGCCAGATGTGACCAGTGAACTCCAGAAGCttg CGTTGGGACCTGCTGGGACTGGAGGGGCAGGTTCAAACCCGGCGGCCAAACCCTCGGGCGACGAGTTTGACATGTTTGCGCAGTCCCGGCACAGCAGCGACACAAAGCCCAG TGGCAGCACATACGCTGACAACACCAACATTGACCAGCTCGCGGTCGGTCTTGGTGCACTCGCCCAAGTCAGGGGTCAGAAG AGCCACAGAGAAAGAGACTTTGACGAGATGGAAGAGTGGCTAAGGGAAAAG ccgTCTGAGACTGGACAGGAGTCAATTACCAGCACAG AGTTTGACCGGTTCCTGGCAGAACGAGCAGCTGCGGCGGAACGGCTTCCTCCGGTGACCGCGTCCTCCACGGCGACAACGGCGACATCCATCGGCGGACCAACTATGCCACCTGCACCTCCACCGTCGCGGAATCGTGTCGAGCGGGacgaaaaaacagaaaacagcctGTTCGCATTGTAA
- the LOC119180124 gene encoding TOM1-like protein 2 isoform X2: protein MSALLAQLGGNPFNTPVGQKIEQATDASLASENWALNMEICDLVNDTDEGPKDAIRAIRKRLMQNAGKNYTVVMYALTVLETCVKNCGRRFHLLVSQKDFIQDLVKMIGPKNDPPTAVQEKVLSLIQSWADAFRTHPDMQGVVQVYTDLKNKGVEFPMTDLDSMAPIYTPQRSVPLTAPTTLPRVNPYAAHGRPVAQSEVESGALPPSPVGLTPEQLNKLRKELDIVQRNMTVFGEMLTELVPGQEQRSEWELLQELQKTCHAMQTRVVELINKVANEEVTGELLRINDDMNNLFLRYERFEKRRTAIVTGQVKDTSAAANAQNESSSAADAAPLIDLGEPDVTSELQKLALGPAGTGGAGSNPAAKPSGDEFDMFAQSRHSSDTKPSGSTYADNTNIDQLAVGLGALAQVRGQKVEAESLHESHRERDFDEMEEWLREKPSETGQESITSTEFDRFLAERAAAAERLPPVTASSTATTATSIGGPTMPPAPPPSRNRVERDEKTENSLFAL from the exons AGCAAGCGACGGATGCTTCGCTGGCTTCGGAGAACTGGGCACTCAACATGGAGATATGCGACCTCGTCAACGATACTGATGAAGG GCCAAAGGATGCGATTCGGGCGATACGCAAGAGGCTCATGCAGAATGCGGGCAAGAACTACACCGTCGTCATGTACGCTCTCACC GTTCTGGAGACGTGCGTGAAGAACTGCGGCCGTCGGTTCCACCTGTTAGTGTCACAGAaggacttcatccaggacctGGTCAAGATGATCGGACCCAAGAACGACCCACCCACTGCCGTGCAGGAGAAAGTGCTCAGTCTCATACAG AGTTGGGCAGATGCATTCCGCACACACCCTGACATGCAGGGTGTTGTCCAGGTGTACACCGACCTCAAGAACAAAGGTGTTGAGTTCCCTATGACTGATTTGGACTCCATGGCACCCATCTACACACCGCAGAGG AGTGTTCCTCTGACGGCACCCACGACATTGCCCCGGGTGAACCCCTACGCAGCCCACGGCCGACCCGTGGCCCAAAGCGAGGTGGAGTCTGGGGCGCTCCCACCGAGCCCCGTGGGGCTCACGCCTGAGCAGCTGAACAAGCTGCGCAAGGAGCTGGACATAGTGCAGCGCAACATGACGGTCTTTGGCGAGATGCTGACCGAACTGGTGCCTGGTCAGGAGCAACGCAGCGAGTGGGAGCTTCTTCAG GAGCTGCAGAAAACGTGCCATGCCATGCAAACGAGAGTTGTCGAGCTCATCAACAAGGTGGCCAACGAAGAAGTCACAG GAGAGTTGCTACGAATCAACGATGACATGAACAACCTGTTTCTGCGTTACGAGCGCTTTGAGAAGCGGAGGACGGCCATTGTCACGGGACAGGTCAAGGACACCTCTGCCGCAGCCAATGCGCAGAATGAG AGCTCGTCTGCTGCAGATGCAGCACCTCTGATTGACCTCGGTGAGCCAGATGTGACCAGTGAACTCCAGAAGCttg CGTTGGGACCTGCTGGGACTGGAGGGGCAGGTTCAAACCCGGCGGCCAAACCCTCGGGCGACGAGTTTGACATGTTTGCGCAGTCCCGGCACAGCAGCGACACAAAGCCCAG TGGCAGCACATACGCTGACAACACCAACATTGACCAGCTCGCGGTCGGTCTTGGTGCACTCGCCCAAGTCAGGGGTCAGAAG GTTGAAGCGGAATCTCTTCATGAG AGCCACAGAGAAAGAGACTTTGACGAGATGGAAGAGTGGCTAAGGGAAAAG ccgTCTGAGACTGGACAGGAGTCAATTACCAGCACAG AGTTTGACCGGTTCCTGGCAGAACGAGCAGCTGCGGCGGAACGGCTTCCTCCGGTGACCGCGTCCTCCACGGCGACAACGGCGACATCCATCGGCGGACCAACTATGCCACCTGCACCTCCACCGTCGCGGAATCGTGTCGAGCGGGacgaaaaaacagaaaacagcctGTTCGCATTGTAA